One Benincasa hispida cultivar B227 chromosome 5, ASM972705v1, whole genome shotgun sequence genomic window carries:
- the LOC120077395 gene encoding expansin-like A1, giving the protein MIWFLYLLFLFLASSTNACDRCIHQSITTYYRGDSPTSNGWGACRYGSWAMEISQDYYAAAVPSIYEQGAACGACYKVRCKDRRMCTTKGVKVVLTDQNHDNRTDFVLSKKAFSTMARKDKIQKLLNLGTIDVEYKRIPCEYKNKNLTILIQDWSQVPYYFAIKFLYQGGQTQILAVKIAQVGSSKWGYLNRKYGAIWETNKVPQGALKLWMKIVTSGFKEKWIMAKNIIPSDWKSGLTYDMGFQIKDVAQELCPPWECGDQPWI; this is encoded by the exons atgatttggtTTCTTTACCTACTCTTTTTATTTCTCGCTTCTTCTACTAATGCTTGTGATCGTTGTATTCATCAATCTATAACGACATATTACCGTGGCGATTCACCTACTTCAA ATGGGTGGGGGGCATGTAGGTATGGTTCTTGGGCTATGGAAATCTCCCAAGACTATTATGCAGCTGCTGTGCCATCCATTTATGAACAAGGAGCTGCTTGTGGTGCCTGTtacaaa GTAAGATGCAAGGATAGAAGAATGTGCACAACAAAAGGAGTGAAAGTAGTTTTGACAGATCAAAATCATGATAATAGAACAGATTTCGTTCTTAGTAAGAAAGCTTTCTCCACAATGGCTAGAAAGGACAAGATCCAAAAACTTCTTAACCTTGGGACTATTGATGTTGAATATAAGAG GATACCTTGtgaatacaaaaacaaaaatttgacaATTTTAATACAAGATTGGAGCCAAGTACCATACTACTTTGCCATCAAATTTTTGTATCAAGGTGGTCAGACACAAATTCTAGCTGTTAAGATTGCTCAG GTTGGTTCTTCAAAGTGGGGTTATCTAAATAGAAAATATGGAGCTATTTGGGAGACTAACAAAGTGCCTCAAGGAGCATTGAAGCTATGGATGAAGATTGTAACTTCGGGATTTAAAGAGAAGTGGATAATGGCAAAGAATATCATTCCTTCTGATTGGAAAAGTGGACTCACTTACGATATGGGATTCCAAATTAAGGATGTTGCTCAAGAGTTATGCCCTCCATGGGAATGTGGTGATCAACCAtggatttaa
- the LOC120078629 gene encoding expansin-like A3, translated as MALFLGLLFFLVSSVAATCDRCVHRSKIAYYYDDTPIQYGACGYGPLAFELSNGYVAGVVPSLYKQGAGCGACFQVRCKDKRFCSSVGTKVIATDQNYDNRYDFVLSQKAYSSMALKNKTTQLLNLGTVDVEYKRIPCTYRNKNLLVRVEEWSQKPYYLALKFLYQGGQTEITRVEIAEVGSDDWESMKRNYGAIWDVSKQLEGALQLKIVVTSENNKIENLYWAVYDLPEDWQNGEIYDTGIQINDITKETCPRNQCGDLPWK; from the exons atggctctTTTTCTTGGccttctcttctttcttgtCTCTTCTGTCGCTGCTACTTGTGATCGTTGTGTTCATCGATCCAAAATTGCTTATTACTACGATGATACACCAATTCAAT ATGGAGCATGTGGATATGGGCCATTGGCATTTGAATTATCCAATGGATATGTTGCTGGTGTTGTTCCTTCCCTTTACAAACAGGGTGCTGGCTGTGGTGCCTGTTTTCAg GTAAGGTGCAAGGACAAGAGATTTTGCAGCAGTGTTGGAACTAAAGTGATTGCAACAGATCAAAATTATGATAACAGATATGACTTTGTCCTCAGCCAGAAAGCATACTCTTCAATGGCTTTAAAGAACAAGACTACACAACTTCTCAATCTTGGCACAGTTGATGTGGAATATAAGAG GATACCATGTACATACAGAAACAAGAATTTGTTAGTGAGAGTGGAAGAATGGAGCCAAAAGCCATACTATTTGGCCCTTAAATTCCTTTACCAAGGTGGCCAAACAGAAATAACAAGAGTTGAAATAGCTGAA GTTGGATCAGATGATTGGGAAAGCATGAAGAGAAATTATGGTGCAATTTGGGATGTAAGCAAACAACTTGAGGGAGCATTGCAATTGAAGATAGTTGTAACTTCAGAGAACAATAAAATTGAGAATTTATATTGGGCAGTATATGATCTTCCTGAGGATTGGCAAAATGGAGAGATTTATGATACTGGAATTCAAATTAATGACATTACTAAAGAAACATGCCCAAGAAACCAGTGTGGTGATTTGCCATGGAAGTAA